From one [Ruminococcus] lactaris ATCC 29176 genomic stretch:
- the dnaG gene encoding DNA primase: MYYSEELIEEVRSRNDIVDVISGYVRLQKKGSSYFGLCPFHNEKSPSFSVSRQKQMYYCFGCGAGGNVFTFLMEYENFSFVEAMKYLADRAGIELPEQEYSKEAKERADLKATILEMNRLAAKYFYVQLKNERGFHAYRYLKDRQLSDEMILAFGLGYSNPYSDDLYKYLRGKGYSEELIRKAGLINTDERQGVYDKFWNRVMFPIMDVNNRVIGFGGRVMGDGKPKYLNSPETVVFDKSRNLYGLNRARTSRKPYFLLCEGYMDVISLHQAGFTNAVASLGTALTAGHASLIKRYVKEVYLTYDSDDAGTRAALRAVPILREAGISAKVIRMDPYKDPDEFIKNLGAEEYEKRIQAARNGFMFSLEMLEREFDMNSPEGKTEFFREVSRRLLTFEDELERNNYIEAVATAYRISRDSLDKMVAKTAVSAGMARPVVRPKRADGVEKKKEDGIHLSQKALLTWMIEEERLFDQISNYISPGDFTEDLYRTVAELLYEQRKEGGLNPAKILNHFTGEEEHREVASLFNTRIRELHTKEEREQALRETILKVKASGIDYQTMNLDPTDMAGLQKLMEEKRKLENLRTLHISI, from the coding sequence ATGTACTATTCAGAAGAGCTGATAGAAGAAGTAAGATCAAGAAATGACATAGTAGATGTGATATCCGGCTATGTAAGGCTTCAGAAAAAGGGGAGTTCTTATTTCGGGCTTTGCCCTTTCCATAATGAAAAGTCCCCGTCATTTTCTGTGAGCCGGCAGAAGCAGATGTATTATTGCTTTGGATGCGGAGCAGGTGGAAATGTATTTACATTTTTGATGGAATATGAGAATTTCTCCTTTGTAGAAGCGATGAAATATCTGGCAGACCGGGCGGGCATTGAATTGCCCGAGCAGGAGTACTCAAAAGAGGCAAAGGAAAGAGCAGATCTGAAAGCGACGATCCTGGAGATGAACAGGCTGGCAGCAAAGTATTTCTATGTGCAGTTGAAGAATGAACGTGGTTTCCATGCGTACAGATATCTGAAAGACAGACAGCTTTCTGATGAAATGATACTGGCATTTGGTCTCGGATATTCCAATCCGTACAGTGATGATCTTTATAAGTATCTCAGAGGAAAGGGGTACAGTGAGGAGCTGATCCGAAAAGCGGGACTGATCAATACGGATGAACGTCAGGGCGTATATGATAAGTTCTGGAACAGAGTCATGTTCCCGATCATGGATGTGAATAATCGGGTGATCGGATTTGGTGGTCGTGTTATGGGAGACGGAAAGCCGAAGTATCTGAATTCACCGGAGACAGTGGTTTTTGACAAGAGCAGGAATCTGTATGGTCTGAATCGTGCGAGGACATCCCGGAAACCATATTTTCTGCTGTGCGAGGGATATATGGATGTGATCTCTCTGCATCAGGCAGGATTTACGAATGCGGTCGCATCTTTGGGAACTGCACTGACAGCGGGGCATGCATCGCTGATCAAAAGATATGTAAAGGAAGTTTATCTGACTTATGACAGTGATGATGCAGGAACCAGGGCAGCACTCCGTGCAGTGCCAATCCTGCGGGAGGCTGGTATTTCAGCAAAAGTGATCCGGATGGATCCGTATAAAGACCCGGATGAATTTATCAAAAATCTGGGAGCGGAGGAGTATGAAAAAAGGATTCAGGCGGCAAGAAATGGCTTTATGTTCAGCCTGGAGATGCTGGAACGGGAGTTTGATATGAACTCACCGGAGGGGAAGACAGAGTTCTTCAGAGAAGTATCGAGACGGCTTCTGACCTTTGAAGATGAACTGGAACGTAATAATTATATTGAAGCGGTTGCCACGGCATACCGGATCAGCCGGGACAGTCTGGATAAGATGGTCGCGAAGACAGCAGTCAGTGCGGGAATGGCGAGACCGGTGGTGAGACCGAAGCGTGCAGATGGCGTGGAAAAGAAAAAGGAAGACGGAATCCATCTGTCGCAGAAAGCATTGCTGACATGGATGATCGAGGAAGAGCGTCTGTTCGATCAGATCAGCAATTACATAAGTCCGGGAGATTTTACGGAAGACCTTTACCGGACGGTGGCGGAGCTTCTGTATGAGCAGAGAAAAGAGGGCGGACTGAATCCGGCAAAGATCCTGAATCATTTTACCGGGGAAGAAGAACATCGGGAGGTTGCCTCACTGTTCAATACAAGGATCAGGGAACTGCATACAAAGGAAGAGCGTGAACAGGCTCTCCGTGAAACGATACTGAAAGTAAAAGCATCGGGAATTGATTATCAGACGATGAATCTGGATCCCACCGATATGGCGGGACTTCAGAAGCTGATGGAGGAGAAGCGGAAACTGGAGAACCTCAGGACACTGCATATTTCTATTTAA
- a CDS encoding ABC transporter permease — protein MKHRKLLAGPYLFWAVSFVIIPLLMIVYYGLTDKEGHFTFSNLGMMTSQENLKALGLALLLSLISTLICLVLAYPLAMILSEKNMNQTSFIVLIFILPMWMNFLLRTLAWQTLLEKNGVINNILHFLHLPEQSLINTPGAIVLGMVYNFLPFMILPIYNVLAKIDRDVLYAARDLGANNMQTFFKIILPLSVPGVISGITMVFVPSLTTFVISDLLGGSKILLIGNVIEQEFKQGSNWHTGSGLSLVLMIFIIASMALIAKYDKNGEGTAF, from the coding sequence TTGAAGCATAGAAAATTACTTGCCGGCCCATACCTTTTCTGGGCAGTTTCTTTCGTAATCATCCCGCTGCTCATGATCGTATATTACGGTCTGACAGATAAAGAGGGTCATTTTACATTTTCCAATCTGGGAATGATGACATCGCAGGAAAATTTGAAAGCACTTGGGCTTGCGTTGCTTCTTTCCCTGATCAGCACACTGATCTGTCTGGTTCTTGCCTATCCGCTGGCAATGATCCTTTCAGAAAAGAATATGAATCAGACGAGTTTTATCGTATTGATCTTTATTCTCCCGATGTGGATGAATTTCCTGCTCCGTACACTGGCATGGCAGACACTGCTTGAAAAGAACGGTGTCATCAATAACATACTGCATTTTCTTCATCTGCCGGAGCAGTCGCTGATCAATACTCCCGGAGCGATCGTACTTGGAATGGTTTACAACTTTCTTCCATTTATGATCCTGCCAATTTACAATGTACTTGCAAAAATTGACCGCGATGTACTTTATGCTGCAAGAGATCTTGGTGCAAATAATATGCAGACTTTTTTCAAAATCATTCTGCCTCTGAGTGTCCCGGGTGTCATCAGCGGGATCACGATGGTTTTTGTACCATCTCTGACAACCTTTGTCATCTCGGATCTCCTTGGCGGAAGTAAGATCCTTCTGATCGGAAATGTCATCGAACAGGAATTTAAGCAGGGAAGTAACTGGCATACAGGCTCAGGACTTTCACTGGTCCTGATGATCTTCATTATTGCAAGTATGGCACTGATTGCAAAATACGATAAAAATGGGGAGGGAACAGCATTTTGA
- a CDS encoding tRNA (adenine(22)-N(1))-methyltransferase, which translates to MMELSTRLQAVADFVTAGYKLADIGTDHAYIPIALVEQNRIPGAIAMDINEGPLQRAGEHIAENKMEKKIEIRLSNGFSALKKGEAESAVIAGMGGGLMIRILTEGEQIAKSLKECILQPQSEIERVRRFLLEEGYDILDENMVKDDGKYYTILKVCPLKKTSDKEEESWEEMKSNSGKEEKLKSGKEIKSGKRTEMWSEPELKYGRFLLQNRNPVLREYLQREILIREQILAGLDGKENRRIEQRRTELKKELEEAQKGMDYYAV; encoded by the coding sequence ATGATGGAATTATCAACAAGATTACAGGCGGTCGCAGATTTTGTGACCGCCGGTTATAAATTAGCGGATATTGGAACAGACCATGCCTATATTCCCATTGCATTGGTGGAACAGAATCGCATTCCCGGAGCAATCGCAATGGACATTAATGAAGGACCGCTGCAGAGGGCGGGAGAACATATAGCAGAAAATAAAATGGAAAAGAAGATAGAGATCCGCCTGTCGAATGGCTTTTCAGCACTGAAAAAAGGAGAAGCTGAGTCAGCCGTCATTGCGGGAATGGGCGGAGGTCTGATGATCCGAATCCTGACGGAGGGAGAGCAGATCGCAAAAAGTCTGAAAGAATGTATTTTGCAGCCCCAGTCGGAGATCGAAAGGGTCAGAAGGTTTCTGCTGGAAGAAGGCTATGATATCCTGGACGAAAATATGGTAAAGGATGACGGTAAATACTATACGATCCTGAAGGTATGTCCATTAAAGAAAACCTCAGATAAGGAGGAAGAATCCTGGGAAGAAATGAAATCAAATTCCGGAAAAGAGGAAAAATTAAAGTCCGGGAAAGAGATAAAGTCTGGAAAAAGGACAGAGATGTGGTCAGAGCCGGAACTGAAATATGGCAGATTTCTTCTTCAGAACCGCAATCCGGTACTAAGAGAGTATCTGCAACGTGAGATATTGATCCGCGAGCAGATCCTGGCAGGACTGGATGGAAAAGAGAACAGACGTATTGAGCAGCGAAGAACAGAATTAAAAAAAGAACTGGAAGAAGCACAGAAAGGGATGGATTATTATGCAGTGTAA
- a CDS encoding extracellular solute-binding protein, with product MIKNAAKRIYLVLICLILYAPIVTLMVLSFNNTKTRSRWGGFTGKWYVSLFQNKEIMNALYTTLIIALLSALIATLIGTLAALGMQVMRSRTRTLFMGITNIPMLNADIVTGVSLMLLFIAFRLTLGFKTILLAHITFNIPYVILSVMPKLKQTNKRTYEAALDLGASPLYAFVKVVLPDIMPGIFSGFLLAFTMSLDDFVITHFTKGPGVDTLSTKIYSEVRKGIKPEMYALSTLMFVTVLILLILINLSPADKRKKNVPVRFGRARKIGRFFFQKLIPVAMAVLIVIGGFIYGQKDGTSKNGQVIVYNWGEYIDPEIIDLFEEETGIDVIYEEFETNEIMYPKIQSGAIAYDVVCPSDYMIQRMIENDLLAEINYDHIPNLKYIGDNYMKMSRQFDPENKYSVPYLWGTVGILYNKKMVDEPVDSWGILWDKKYEDSILMQDSVRDAFAVALKYLGYSLNSTDLDELEAAKNLLIEQKPLVQAYVIDQVRDKMIGGEAALGVIYSGEALYCQQENSDLDYVIPKEGTNIWIDSWVIPKNAKNVENAEAFINFLCRPDIAKMNFDYITYSIPNTAGRDLIEDESLRNSPIAFPDDSKLENCETFRFLGDDNDALYNRLWREIKSK from the coding sequence TTGATAAAGAACGCAGCAAAAAGAATCTACCTGGTACTGATCTGTCTGATCCTGTATGCTCCGATCGTAACGTTGATGGTACTTTCTTTTAATAATACAAAAACCCGTTCCCGCTGGGGTGGCTTTACAGGCAAATGGTATGTCTCTCTTTTCCAGAATAAAGAGATCATGAATGCACTTTATACCACGCTGATCATTGCGTTGCTCTCAGCCCTGATCGCAACTCTGATCGGAACTCTGGCAGCACTTGGAATGCAGGTTATGCGTTCCCGGACAAGAACACTTTTTATGGGGATCACAAATATTCCCATGCTGAATGCAGATATCGTCACCGGTGTTTCCCTGATGCTGCTTTTTATTGCCTTCCGGCTTACCCTTGGCTTTAAGACGATCCTGCTGGCTCACATTACATTCAATATCCCTTATGTGATTCTGAGTGTCATGCCGAAATTAAAGCAGACAAACAAACGCACTTATGAAGCAGCACTGGACCTCGGTGCTTCTCCGCTCTATGCTTTTGTCAAGGTTGTCCTGCCTGACATCATGCCGGGAATTTTTTCAGGATTTCTTTTGGCATTCACAATGTCACTGGATGATTTTGTTATCACCCACTTTACCAAGGGGCCTGGAGTCGATACTCTTTCCACAAAAATCTACAGTGAAGTCCGAAAAGGGATCAAACCGGAAATGTATGCACTTTCAACTTTGATGTTTGTTACGGTTCTGATCTTACTGATCCTGATCAATCTCTCACCGGCAGATAAACGCAAAAAAAATGTACCTGTACGGTTTGGACGTGCAAGAAAAATCGGACGTTTCTTCTTCCAGAAGCTGATTCCGGTAGCAATGGCAGTTCTGATCGTGATTGGTGGGTTTATCTACGGACAAAAAGACGGAACCTCAAAGAATGGACAGGTGATCGTATACAACTGGGGAGAATATATTGATCCTGAGATCATAGATCTTTTTGAAGAAGAAACCGGAATTGATGTTATATATGAAGAATTTGAAACCAATGAAATCATGTACCCGAAAATTCAGTCCGGTGCGATCGCCTATGATGTTGTCTGCCCGTCAGATTACATGATTCAGCGAATGATTGAAAATGATCTGCTTGCAGAGATCAACTATGATCACATTCCAAACCTGAAGTATATCGGTGACAATTACATGAAAATGTCCCGCCAGTTCGATCCGGAAAACAAATACTCTGTTCCATATCTCTGGGGAACGGTCGGTATCCTTTATAATAAAAAAATGGTTGATGAACCTGTTGACAGTTGGGGAATCCTCTGGGATAAAAAATACGAAGACAGTATCCTCATGCAGGACAGCGTCCGCGATGCCTTTGCCGTTGCATTAAAATATCTCGGATATTCACTGAATTCCACCGACCTTGACGAACTGGAAGCGGCGAAAAATCTGCTGATCGAGCAGAAACCTCTGGTTCAGGCCTATGTCATTGACCAAGTTCGCGATAAAATGATTGGCGGCGAGGCAGCTCTTGGTGTAATCTATTCAGGTGAAGCCCTCTATTGCCAGCAGGAAAACTCTGATCTGGATTATGTAATTCCAAAAGAGGGAACAAATATCTGGATTGACTCCTGGGTAATTCCTAAAAATGCAAAGAATGTAGAAAATGCAGAGGCTTTCATTAATTTCCTTTGCAGACCTGATATTGCCAAAATGAACTTTGATTATATTACCTATTCCATTCCAAATACAGCCGGCCGCGATCTCATTGAGGACGAGTCCCTGCGTAACAGTCCGATCGCATTCCCTGATGACTCAAAGCTTGAGAACTGCGAGACATTCCGGTTCTTAGGGGATGATAATGATGCGTTGTATAACAGACTCTGGAGAGAGATTAAGTCGAAGTAA
- the rpoD gene encoding RNA polymerase sigma factor RpoD, whose amino-acid sequence MEDITQKFMERLKELVALGKKKKSILDVQEINDFFNDMELNADQMEKVFDYLEANNIDVLRISEDTEDDVDVDIDIIISDEDDVDVENIDLSVPEGVSIEDPVRMYLKEIGKVPLLSAEREIELAQRMEEGDEEAKKELAEANLRLVVSIAKRYVGRGMLFLDLIQEGNLGLIKAVEKFDYHKGYKFSTYATWWIRQAITRAIADQARTIRIPVHMVETINKLIRVSRQLLQELGREPLPEEIAKEMDMPVERVREILKISQEPVSLETPIGEEEDSHLGDFIQDDNVPVPAEAAAQTLLKEQLDEVLDTLTEREQKVLRLRFGMNDGRARTLEEVGREFDVTRERIRQIEAKALRKLRHPSRSRKLRDYLD is encoded by the coding sequence ATGGAAGATATTACTCAGAAATTCATGGAAAGACTCAAAGAACTGGTTGCACTTGGAAAGAAGAAGAAGAGCATTCTTGATGTTCAGGAGATCAATGATTTTTTCAATGATATGGAACTGAATGCGGATCAGATGGAGAAAGTGTTCGATTATCTTGAAGCGAACAATATTGATGTTCTGCGGATCAGTGAAGATACGGAAGACGATGTGGATGTAGATATTGATATTATCATATCGGATGAAGATGATGTAGATGTTGAGAATATCGACCTGTCTGTCCCGGAGGGCGTCAGCATTGAAGATCCGGTGCGTATGTATCTGAAAGAGATCGGAAAAGTTCCGCTTCTGAGTGCGGAGCGTGAGATCGAGCTTGCACAGAGAATGGAAGAAGGAGACGAGGAAGCAAAAAAAGAACTGGCTGAAGCGAACTTACGACTTGTAGTCAGCATTGCAAAGAGATATGTGGGAAGAGGAATGCTTTTCCTGGATCTGATCCAGGAGGGAAATCTCGGACTGATCAAGGCTGTGGAGAAATTTGATTATCATAAGGGATATAAGTTCAGTACTTATGCAACGTGGTGGATTCGTCAGGCAATCACGAGAGCAATCGCAGACCAGGCCAGAACGATCCGTATTCCGGTTCATATGGTTGAGACGATCAATAAGCTGATCCGTGTATCAAGACAGCTTCTTCAGGAGCTGGGAAGAGAGCCATTGCCGGAGGAGATTGCAAAAGAAATGGATATGCCGGTGGAACGTGTGCGAGAGATCCTGAAAATTTCACAGGAGCCGGTATCACTGGAGACTCCGATCGGAGAGGAAGAGGACAGTCATCTTGGAGACTTTATCCAGGATGATAATGTGCCTGTTCCGGCAGAGGCTGCCGCTCAGACATTACTGAAAGAACAGTTAGATGAAGTGCTGGACACATTAACAGAAAGAGAACAGAAGGTACTCAGACTCCGTTTTGGTATGAATGACGGTCGTGCAAGAACTCTGGAAGAAGTAGGACGTGAATTTGACGTTACGAGAGAGCGTATCCGTCAGATTGAGGCAAAAGCACTCAGAAAGCTTCGCCATCCGAGCAGAAGCAGAAAGTTAAGAGATTATTTGGATTAA
- a CDS encoding Nif3-like dinuclear metal center hexameric protein: MQCKEIMQVIEATYPRTAALDFDNVGLLAGRADKEVNRVYLALDATDRVIERAIEAGADMLITHHPLLFSAVKKVTDEDFITRRIVKLIQNDISYYAMHTNYDVLGMAELAGKVLDIAHTDVLDVTQTDEVGEEKGIGRIGELPETMTLEECCVYVKHKLELGSLKVFGDMNRPVRRLAILPGSGKSGIPVALAKGADVLVTGDIGHHDGLDAVEQGLAIIDAGHYGTEYIFIEDMKQFLNRKLPVLDVLTDPVEHPFQIV; encoded by the coding sequence ATGCAGTGTAAAGAAATTATGCAGGTGATCGAAGCGACATATCCAAGAACGGCAGCACTGGATTTTGATAATGTAGGGCTGCTGGCAGGACGTGCAGATAAGGAAGTGAACCGGGTTTACCTGGCACTGGATGCAACAGACCGGGTGATCGAACGTGCGATCGAGGCAGGAGCAGATATGCTTATCACGCATCATCCGTTACTTTTTTCAGCCGTAAAGAAAGTGACAGACGAAGATTTTATTACACGGAGGATCGTAAAGCTGATCCAGAATGATATTTCTTATTATGCGATGCATACGAATTATGATGTACTGGGGATGGCAGAGCTGGCAGGAAAAGTGTTGGACATTGCCCATACGGATGTACTGGATGTGACGCAGACTGATGAAGTCGGTGAAGAAAAGGGAATCGGAAGAATTGGAGAACTGCCGGAGACGATGACGTTGGAAGAATGTTGCGTTTATGTAAAGCATAAACTGGAATTAGGCAGTCTGAAAGTATTCGGAGACATGAACCGTCCGGTCAGAAGACTTGCCATTCTTCCGGGATCGGGAAAGTCCGGCATTCCGGTGGCACTTGCAAAGGGAGCGGATGTTCTGGTGACCGGAGATATCGGACATCATGACGGACTGGACGCAGTGGAGCAGGGACTTGCAATTATTGATGCAGGACATTACGGAACGGAATATATTTTTATCGAAGACATGAAACAGTTTCTGAACAGAAAATTACCGGTACTGGATGTGTTGACAGATCCGGTAGAACATCCATTTCAGATCGTCTGA
- a CDS encoding ABC transporter ATP-binding protein has protein sequence MPNKLIDIINITKSYDENVILDQLNLYIRENEFLTLLGPSGCGKTTLLRILGGFETPDSGDIIFDGKNINNLPPNRRQLNTVFQKYALFSHMSIAENIAFGLKIKGKSKGYIRDKIHYALKLVNLEGYGDRTPDSLSGGQQQRIAIARAIVNEPKVLLLDEPLGALDLKLRQDMQYELIRLKNELGITFVYVTHDQEEALTMSDTIVVMNQGYIQQIGTPEDIYNEPQNAFVADFIGDSNILPATMVEDKVVKMLGAVWKCVDVGFGRNKPVDAVIRPEDIDLVKPGEGVIDGVVTNLIFKGVHYEMEVLANNYELLVHSTDLFPVGTEVGIQVDPFDIQIMKKPESEDEEAPALEA, from the coding sequence ATGCCCAACAAACTAATCGATATCATTAATATCACAAAATCTTATGACGAGAACGTGATTCTCGATCAGTTAAATCTTTACATCCGGGAAAATGAATTTTTGACACTTCTTGGTCCCAGCGGATGCGGAAAGACTACCCTGCTCCGGATTCTCGGAGGATTTGAGACTCCCGATTCCGGTGATATCATTTTTGATGGAAAAAATATCAACAATCTGCCGCCAAACCGCAGACAGTTAAATACTGTATTTCAGAAATATGCACTTTTTTCCCATATGTCCATCGCTGAGAATATCGCATTCGGACTTAAGATCAAGGGGAAATCTAAAGGCTATATCCGGGATAAGATCCACTATGCCTTAAAACTGGTAAACCTGGAGGGTTACGGTGACCGTACCCCGGACTCCCTCAGTGGCGGACAGCAGCAGCGGATTGCCATTGCACGTGCTATCGTAAATGAGCCAAAAGTTCTTCTTCTGGATGAACCGCTCGGTGCCCTCGATCTGAAGCTGCGTCAGGATATGCAGTATGAGCTGATCCGCTTAAAAAATGAACTTGGGATCACATTTGTCTATGTTACCCATGACCAGGAAGAAGCCCTCACCATGTCCGATACCATTGTTGTCATGAACCAGGGATATATCCAGCAGATCGGCACACCGGAAGACATTTACAATGAACCACAGAATGCTTTTGTAGCTGATTTCATCGGTGACAGTAATATTCTGCCCGCTACCATGGTAGAGGATAAAGTTGTAAAAATGCTTGGGGCAGTCTGGAAATGTGTAGATGTGGGATTTGGCCGCAACAAACCGGTTGACGCGGTCATCCGCCCGGAAGATATCGACCTTGTGAAACCCGGAGAAGGGGTGATCGACGGTGTTGTTACGAACCTGATCTTTAAAGGGGTTCATTATGAGATGGAAGTGCTTGCCAATAACTACGAGCTGCTTGTCCACAGCACAGATCTCTTCCCTGTCGGTACAGAAGTCGGTATCCAGGTCGATCCTTTTGATATCCAGATCATGAAAAAACCGGAATCTGAAGATGAGGAGGCTCCTGCACTTGAAGCATAG
- a CDS encoding nucleoside kinase, with amino-acid sequence MEESVCRVTLGNITKEYKKGTTYSEIAREFQPDYEHQIVLAMVDGYHLRELRKTVEKDCEIHFLTTADPIGNDTYRRSLCFLFIKAFHDISGHDLKHRVRIRVHFTMGPGFYCTVDKKEKPDETFLAKVEARMRELAKMAIPIQKRCIDTGEAVELFHKYGMYDKERLFAYRRVSKVNLYSINEFEDYFYGYMVPDTGYLKYFALYPYEDGVVIQMPSKEDPETVPPFEPYNKLFQVRHEAIRWGDLQEIDTVGALNDRITTSDMKEVVLVQEAHQEREIGEIAKKIASRKNVKFVLIAGPSSSGKTTFSHRLSIQLKVNGLRPHPIAVDNYFVDREHTPKDAEGNYDFESLQAIDIEKFNADMDALLRGEEVYLPIFDFKTGKRQYSSRPKKLEENDLLVIEGIHCLNPELTRNLCDENKFKIYISALTQLNIDEHNRIPSTDGRLIRRLVRDARTRGASATRTISMWPSVRRGEEKNIFPYQEEADVMFNSSLSYELAVLKQYVEPLLFAVDKNSEEYLEAKRLLKFFDYFVGIGSECVPTNSLLREFIGGGCFQV; translated from the coding sequence ATGGAAGAGTCTGTATGCAGAGTGACCTTAGGGAATATTACGAAAGAATATAAGAAAGGTACGACATATTCCGAGATAGCCAGAGAGTTCCAGCCTGATTATGAACATCAGATCGTCCTGGCAATGGTCGATGGTTATCATCTTCGGGAGTTACGGAAGACAGTTGAAAAGGATTGCGAGATTCATTTTCTTACAACGGCAGATCCTATTGGAAATGACACATATCGAAGAAGTCTGTGTTTCCTTTTCATTAAAGCATTCCATGATATTTCCGGGCATGATCTGAAACACCGGGTAAGGATCAGGGTACATTTTACGATGGGTCCCGGATTTTATTGTACGGTTGACAAAAAAGAAAAGCCGGATGAGACATTTCTTGCAAAGGTAGAGGCGAGGATGCGGGAACTTGCAAAAATGGCAATCCCAATCCAAAAGCGTTGCATTGATACTGGAGAAGCTGTGGAGCTGTTCCATAAGTATGGAATGTATGACAAGGAAAGGCTTTTTGCGTACCGGAGGGTTTCAAAGGTAAATCTGTACAGTATCAATGAATTTGAAGACTACTTTTATGGATATATGGTTCCTGATACAGGTTATCTGAAATATTTTGCATTATATCCATACGAGGATGGTGTAGTGATCCAGATGCCTTCCAAAGAAGATCCGGAAACTGTTCCTCCGTTTGAACCATATAATAAGTTATTCCAGGTACGGCATGAAGCAATACGCTGGGGAGATCTGCAGGAGATCGATACAGTTGGTGCTTTAAATGACAGGATTACTACATCGGATATGAAAGAAGTAGTGCTGGTACAGGAGGCACATCAGGAGCGGGAGATCGGAGAAATTGCAAAGAAGATCGCTTCCCGGAAGAATGTGAAGTTTGTCCTGATCGCAGGTCCTTCATCCTCGGGAAAGACCACGTTTTCTCATCGGTTGTCGATTCAGTTAAAGGTGAACGGATTAAGACCACACCCGATTGCCGTAGATAATTATTTTGTGGACAGAGAGCATACGCCGAAGGATGCAGAGGGAAATTATGATTTTGAAAGTCTGCAGGCAATCGACATTGAAAAGTTCAATGCGGATATGGATGCTCTGCTCCGGGGAGAGGAAGTATATCTTCCAATCTTTGATTTTAAGACCGGGAAAAGGCAATACAGTTCCAGACCTAAAAAGCTGGAAGAGAATGATCTGCTGGTGATTGAGGGGATTCATTGCCTGAATCCTGAACTCACAAGGAATCTGTGTGATGAGAATAAATTCAAGATATACATCAGTGCATTGACTCAATTGAATATTGATGAGCATAACCGGATTCCATCAACAGATGGTCGTCTGATCCGCAGACTGGTGCGTGATGCGAGAACGCGAGGAGCCTCAGCAACGAGGACAATATCCATGTGGCCTTCAGTACGTCGTGGAGAAGAAAAAAATATCTTCCCTTATCAGGAAGAGGCAGATGTTATGTTCAATTCCTCCTTAAGCTATGAACTTGCAGTCCTTAAGCAATATGTAGAACCGCTTCTTTTTGCAGTAGATAAAAATTCGGAGGAATATCTGGAAGCAAAGCGACTGCTGAAATTTTTTGATTATTTTGTGGGAATCGGAAGCGAATGTGTACCGACTAATTCCCTGCTGAGGGAATTTATCGGGGGCGGATGCTTTCAGGTGTAA